The Saccharothrix variisporea genome has a segment encoding these proteins:
- a CDS encoding SelT/SelW/SelH family protein, giving the protein MTTRQPRVEIEYCTQCRWLLRAGWTAQELLTTFTAELGEVALIPGTGGVFDVRLDGETIWSRKQQDGFPDLAVLKQLVRDRIAPDRSLGHTDRR; this is encoded by the coding sequence ATGACGACGAGGCAGCCCCGTGTGGAGATCGAGTACTGCACGCAGTGCCGGTGGTTGCTGCGCGCGGGGTGGACGGCACAGGAGCTGCTGACGACGTTCACGGCCGAACTGGGCGAGGTCGCGCTGATCCCGGGCACGGGTGGGGTGTTCGACGTGCGCTTGGACGGCGAGACGATCTGGTCGCGCAAGCAGCAGGACGGCTTCCCCGACCTGGCGGTGCTGAAGCAACTGGTCCGCGACCGCATCGCCCCCGACCGCTCCCTGGGCCACACCGACCGCCGCTGA
- a CDS encoding LysE family translocator — MLNHLPLFAVWILAVVSPGPDMLVVAQQATTRSRRHGVVTGLGVASAIAVWAVASMLGLSVLLARVGWLYDVVRLAGAAYLVYLGARALWASRRTERVPVEPVDATPTSAAKAWRTGFLTNIGNPKAAVFFGSLFGALLPADTTPWGRVAVVVAMVLVAASWFALVATLFGLPRVVEVYRRGRRWVDRVTGIAFVALGSRLALDR, encoded by the coding sequence GTGCTGAACCACCTCCCTCTGTTCGCCGTCTGGATCCTCGCCGTGGTGAGCCCCGGCCCCGACATGCTGGTCGTCGCGCAGCAGGCGACCACTCGCTCCCGCCGCCACGGCGTGGTCACCGGGCTCGGTGTCGCCTCCGCCATCGCGGTGTGGGCGGTGGCGAGCATGCTGGGCTTGTCCGTGCTGCTCGCGCGGGTCGGCTGGCTGTACGACGTGGTCCGGTTGGCCGGTGCCGCGTACCTGGTCTACCTGGGCGCGCGGGCGCTGTGGGCGAGCCGGCGGACCGAGCGGGTGCCGGTCGAGCCGGTCGACGCCACGCCGACCAGCGCGGCGAAGGCGTGGCGCACCGGGTTCCTGACCAACATCGGCAACCCCAAGGCGGCGGTGTTCTTCGGCAGCCTGTTCGGCGCGCTGCTGCCCGCCGACACCACGCCGTGGGGCCGGGTCGCGGTCGTCGTGGCCATGGTGCTGGTCGCGGCGAGCTGGTTCGCGTTGGTCGCGACGCTGTTCGGGCTGCCGCGCGTGGTCGAGGTGTACCGGCGCGGCCGGCGGTGGGTGGACCGGGTCACCGGCATCGCCTTCGTCGCACTGGGCAGCCGCCTGGCATTGGACCGCTGA
- a CDS encoding trehalase-like domain-containing protein, with the protein MLSTRRLLDLARAERLVVVCDYDATLAPDDPARPAREGIAAVRALAELPATTVVVVSHRSLADLAVLSRLPAEVELVGEYTPLSVEPLTAHATDVLHLADGDGVPQLAYLLEERRHWLFGARPVPIERHSLLSNRRALALVTPDARVTWMCAPEPDSPALFADLLGGPEAGHFSIVPAHGRLPLGQRYLPGTMAVETRWAGLTVTDHLAEDTPPHRTDLVRRITGTAPAHVEFAPRPEFGQVPVTLTQTRDGLRVEGTSEPMVLRSPGVVWEVDGDTARATVHPPAVLELRCGTEDFAPAETTVPDWSGWLASLTLPATERDLVARSAMTLRALCHRGTGAVLAAATTSLPEEIGGVRNWDYRYCWLRDGALTAQALVALGSTEEAESFVDWLHRVLATLPGPERLHPLYTVHGAQLGPEAVIDTLPGYAGSRPVRVGNLAGQQVQLDVFGPVVDLVLDLATARDRLDDRDWDLVTAMVSAVAQRWQEADHGIWEERHAPRHRVYSRVMCWLTTDRAIRIAERFDRPLDPEWLILRDVIAADVLKRGWNEDVRAFTTAYDGTDLDAASLHVGLSGLVTDERFTATVEAVEAGLRSGATVYRYRRDDGLPGDEGGFHLCAAWLVEAYLLTGQRDQAEELFAQLVACAGPTGLLAEEYDPVTERSLGNHPQAYSHIGLIRCARLLDPPPVHAAPPLA; encoded by the coding sequence GTGCTCTCGACCCGCAGACTGCTCGACCTGGCTCGTGCCGAGCGGCTGGTGGTGGTCTGCGACTACGACGCCACGCTGGCGCCGGACGACCCCGCCCGGCCAGCGCGGGAGGGCATTGCCGCCGTGCGGGCGTTGGCCGAGTTGCCGGCCACGACGGTGGTGGTCGTGTCGCACCGGTCGTTGGCGGACCTCGCGGTGTTGTCCCGGCTTCCCGCCGAGGTCGAGTTGGTCGGTGAGTACACCCCTCTCTCCGTGGAGCCGTTGACCGCCCACGCCACCGACGTGCTGCACCTCGCCGACGGCGATGGCGTGCCGCAGTTGGCGTACCTGCTGGAGGAGCGGCGTCACTGGCTGTTCGGTGCGCGGCCCGTGCCGATCGAGCGGCACAGCCTGTTGTCGAATCGGCGGGCTCTCGCCCTGGTCACGCCGGATGCGCGGGTGACGTGGATGTGTGCGCCGGAGCCGGATTCGCCCGCCCTGTTCGCCGATCTGTTGGGTGGGCCGGAGGCCGGGCACTTCAGTATCGTCCCTGCGCACGGACGGCTTCCGTTGGGGCAGCGCTACCTGCCCGGCACGATGGCCGTCGAGACCCGCTGGGCGGGCCTGACCGTCACCGACCACCTCGCCGAGGACACCCCGCCGCACCGCACGGACCTCGTCCGCCGCATCACCGGCACCGCCCCCGCGCACGTGGAGTTCGCGCCACGACCCGAGTTCGGCCAGGTGCCGGTCACGCTCACGCAGACCCGGGACGGTCTGCGCGTCGAAGGCACGTCCGAGCCGATGGTGCTGCGCTCCCCCGGCGTGGTGTGGGAGGTCGACGGCGACACGGCCCGCGCCACCGTCCACCCGCCCGCGGTGCTCGAACTCCGTTGTGGCACCGAGGACTTCGCACCGGCCGAGACGACCGTTCCCGACTGGAGCGGGTGGTTGGCCTCGCTGACGCTCCCGGCGACGGAACGCGACCTGGTGGCCCGGTCCGCGATGACGCTGAGAGCCCTGTGCCACCGCGGGACCGGCGCGGTCCTGGCCGCCGCCACCACGTCGCTGCCCGAGGAGATCGGCGGCGTGCGCAACTGGGACTACCGGTACTGCTGGCTGCGCGACGGCGCGTTGACCGCGCAGGCGTTGGTGGCGCTGGGTTCCACGGAGGAGGCGGAGTCCTTCGTGGACTGGTTGCACCGCGTGCTGGCCACGCTGCCCGGCCCGGAACGCCTGCACCCGCTCTACACCGTCCACGGCGCACAGCTGGGCCCCGAGGCCGTGATCGACACCCTGCCCGGTTACGCGGGCTCCCGTCCGGTCCGCGTGGGCAACCTCGCCGGCCAGCAGGTGCAGCTCGACGTGTTCGGCCCGGTCGTGGACCTCGTGCTGGACCTGGCCACCGCCCGCGACCGCCTGGACGACCGGGACTGGGACCTGGTCACCGCGATGGTGTCCGCCGTGGCGCAGCGGTGGCAGGAAGCCGACCACGGCATCTGGGAGGAACGCCACGCGCCCCGCCACCGCGTCTACTCCCGCGTGATGTGCTGGCTCACCACCGACCGCGCGATCCGCATCGCCGAACGCTTCGACCGGCCACTGGACCCGGAGTGGCTGATCCTGCGCGACGTCATCGCGGCCGACGTCCTCAAGCGCGGCTGGAACGAGGACGTGCGCGCCTTCACCACCGCCTACGACGGCACCGACCTGGACGCGGCGTCCCTGCACGTCGGCTTGAGCGGACTGGTCACCGACGAGCGGTTCACCGCGACCGTCGAGGCAGTCGAGGCCGGGCTGCGGTCCGGCGCCACCGTCTACCGGTACCGGCGGGACGACGGGCTGCCCGGCGACGAGGGCGGCTTCCACCTGTGTGCCGCGTGGCTGGTCGAGGCCTACCTGCTGACCGGGCAGCGCGACCAGGCCGAGGAACTGTTCGCGCAGCTCGTGGCCTGCGCCGGGCCGACCGGGCTGCTGGCCGAGGAGTACGACCCGGTGACCGAGCGGTCGCTGGGCAACCACCCGCAGGCCTACAGCCACATCGGCCTGATCCGGTGCGCGCGCCTGCTCGACCCGCCGCCGGTTCATGCCGCACCTCCGTTGGCGTAG
- a CDS encoding SDR family oxidoreductase: MSTRVAIVTGGSRGIGRAAAERLAADGLAVVIAYAGNDAEAAATVEAVEAKGGTAVAVRADVADEHAVAALFDRAEAEFGGVDVVVHAAGIMLLGTVADFDLDALDRMHRVNIRGTFVVAQQAARRIRRGGAIVNLSTSVTKLALPTYAAYAASKGAVDAVSLILAKELRGRDVTVNAVAPGPTATALFLDGKDAQTIDRMSKANPLERLGTPDDIADVVSFLAGPGRWVNGQTLYANGGAA, translated from the coding sequence ATGAGCACGCGAGTCGCCATCGTCACCGGCGGGTCCCGGGGTATCGGGCGGGCCGCCGCCGAGCGCCTGGCCGCGGACGGCCTCGCCGTCGTCATCGCCTACGCGGGCAACGACGCCGAGGCCGCCGCCACCGTCGAAGCCGTCGAGGCCAAGGGCGGCACAGCGGTCGCGGTGCGGGCCGACGTCGCCGACGAGCACGCCGTCGCCGCCCTGTTCGACCGGGCCGAAGCGGAGTTCGGCGGCGTGGACGTCGTGGTGCACGCGGCCGGGATCATGCTGCTGGGCACAGTCGCCGACTTCGACCTCGACGCCCTGGACCGCATGCACCGGGTCAACATCCGGGGCACGTTCGTGGTCGCTCAGCAGGCCGCGCGCCGGATCCGCCGGGGCGGGGCGATCGTGAACCTCTCGACATCGGTCACCAAGCTCGCCCTGCCCACCTACGCGGCTTACGCGGCGTCGAAGGGCGCGGTGGACGCGGTGAGCCTGATCCTGGCCAAGGAACTGCGCGGCCGGGACGTGACGGTCAACGCCGTGGCCCCCGGTCCCACCGCGACCGCGCTGTTCCTCGACGGCAAGGACGCGCAGACCATCGACCGGATGTCGAAGGCCAACCCGCTGGAGCGGCTGGGCACACCCGACGACATCGCCGACGTGGTCTCCTTCCTCGCCGGGCCGGGCCGGTGGGTCAACGGCCAGACCCTCTACGCCAACGGAGGTGCGGCATGA
- a CDS encoding FAD/NAD(P)-binding protein: MEIGIIGAGAAGVALLDALSLTDTAPGGVTVFEESPWLWRGRAYQPDLDAVRVNAPPVLMSIRHSDRDHYTRWLAGRTDYPDVGLGVQIVPRVVFGEYLEATAREAIARLRSAGWRVSVVNERVVGAAPLRTASGEHRVDRTVLAVGGGSPFDHYGLTGSPGFVLEPYPLAHLDVPADAHVAVIGSGLTAVDVVAALTASGHTGPVTLVSRTGVLPHVQQRPVPLDFRHLVRDNLVGTRDGLLDLLRAELAESGQDLAPLVRELTTPEDPVDRLRRQLSEVDSSYLGRRLVTAAVHMLGSAAWRLLPALDRESIRREHFRTINSLASPMVPLNGELLLREFDSGRLRLLSGVTKVERAARGFRVVGDREVTADVVVNAVNPQSHAVPPAAEPLVGSLLAAGLAALPPAGGLEVRSERVLSLGAVTAETSFVVPSVPTLAAGAAELVKRLSW, encoded by the coding sequence ATGGAGATCGGGATCATCGGAGCCGGCGCGGCCGGCGTCGCCCTGCTCGACGCGCTGTCTTTGACCGACACCGCGCCCGGCGGGGTCACCGTGTTCGAGGAATCGCCCTGGTTGTGGCGGGGGAGGGCCTACCAGCCGGATCTGGACGCGGTGCGGGTCAACGCGCCGCCGGTGCTGATGTCCATCCGGCACTCGGACCGCGACCACTACACCCGCTGGCTGGCCGGCCGCACGGACTACCCGGACGTGGGCCTGGGCGTGCAGATCGTGCCGCGTGTGGTGTTCGGCGAGTACCTGGAGGCGACCGCGCGGGAGGCGATCGCGCGGCTGCGGTCGGCGGGCTGGCGGGTGAGCGTGGTGAACGAGCGGGTCGTGGGTGCCGCGCCGCTGCGGACCGCGTCCGGCGAGCACCGGGTGGACCGGACGGTGCTGGCGGTGGGTGGTGGGTCGCCGTTCGACCACTACGGGTTGACCGGCAGCCCCGGGTTCGTGCTGGAGCCCTACCCGTTGGCGCACCTGGATGTGCCTGCCGACGCGCACGTTGCCGTGATCGGCAGTGGCTTGACCGCCGTGGACGTGGTGGCGGCGCTCACCGCGTCCGGGCACACCGGGCCGGTCACGCTGGTGTCGCGGACGGGCGTGCTGCCGCACGTGCAGCAGCGTCCGGTCCCGCTTGACTTCCGCCACCTGGTGCGCGACAACCTGGTCGGCACGCGGGACGGCCTGCTGGACCTGCTGCGGGCCGAGCTGGCGGAATCCGGCCAGGACCTCGCCCCGCTGGTGCGCGAGCTGACCACACCGGAGGACCCGGTCGACCGCCTCCGCCGTCAGCTGTCCGAAGTGGACTCCTCCTACCTGGGACGACGGCTCGTGACGGCGGCCGTGCACATGCTCGGGTCGGCGGCGTGGCGCCTGCTGCCCGCGCTGGACCGCGAGTCGATCCGCCGGGAGCACTTCCGCACGATCAACAGCCTCGCCTCGCCGATGGTGCCGCTCAACGGCGAACTGCTGCTGCGTGAGTTCGACTCCGGTCGGTTGCGGCTGCTCAGCGGGGTGACGAAGGTCGAACGGGCCGCTCGCGGCTTCCGGGTGGTCGGCGACCGGGAGGTCACGGCGGACGTGGTGGTGAACGCGGTGAACCCGCAGTCCCACGCCGTGCCGCCCGCCGCCGAGCCGCTGGTGGGGTCGCTGCTGGCCGCCGGGTTGGCCGCGTTGCCGCCGGCGGGCGGGTTGGAAGTGCGGTCGGAGCGCGTGCTGAGCCTCGGCGCGGTGACGGCGGAGACGTCGTTCGTGGTGCCGAGCGTGCCGACGCTGGCGGCGGGGGCGGCTGAGCTGGTCAAACGGCTGTCCTGGTAG
- a CDS encoding helix-turn-helix transcriptional regulator, translating into MDSALTLFAEASDALRRLVPFDAAVWQASDPATGLATAPMRAENLGEDGCDTYWDSELLAEKVNLFRDLARAPVPVAALRDGTSDAPEHSATYRRFMRPRGLDDELRAVLRADGQWWGQVSLFRERGRAPFSRQEIARAAETLAPLGKRLRTYAGLRPPLPSSHGGTTSSGAPGLLVFDLRGGLLSINDTARELLAGMPDSPSSTSRFGVRVPAWVHSTAARALTDDSRVRAQDRTGRWLVFHASCLRDQEGRPTQTAVVVEPAKPADIATLLTAAFGLTEREQEITGLVARGLSTAQLARRLHLSQHTVRDHVKAVFAKTGVNSRGELVAKLYTDHYRDLNPDSRVRVWRD; encoded by the coding sequence ATGGACTCCGCACTGACCCTGTTCGCCGAGGCGTCGGACGCGCTGCGCCGACTGGTCCCGTTCGACGCGGCGGTGTGGCAGGCGAGCGACCCGGCCACCGGCCTGGCGACCGCACCGATGCGTGCGGAGAACCTGGGCGAGGACGGCTGCGACACGTACTGGGACAGCGAACTGCTGGCCGAGAAGGTGAACCTGTTCCGCGACCTGGCCCGCGCACCCGTGCCGGTGGCGGCGCTGCGGGACGGCACGTCCGACGCGCCCGAGCACAGCGCGACCTACCGGCGCTTCATGCGGCCACGGGGGTTGGACGACGAGCTGCGGGCCGTGCTGCGGGCGGACGGGCAGTGGTGGGGGCAGGTGAGCCTGTTCCGGGAGCGCGGACGGGCTCCGTTCAGCCGACAGGAGATCGCCAGGGCCGCCGAGACGCTGGCTCCGTTGGGCAAGCGGCTACGGACTTACGCCGGCCTCCGGCCCCCGCTTCCATCGTCTCACGGGGGTACGACAAGTTCGGGAGCGCCGGGGCTGTTGGTGTTCGACCTTCGGGGTGGGTTGCTGTCCATCAACGACACGGCCCGGGAGTTGCTCGCGGGAATGCCGGACAGTCCTTCGTCGACGAGCCGCTTCGGCGTGCGCGTTCCCGCTTGGGTCCACAGCACCGCCGCCCGAGCGCTGACCGACGACTCGCGGGTCCGTGCGCAGGATCGGACCGGACGGTGGCTGGTGTTCCACGCCTCCTGCCTGCGGGACCAGGAGGGCCGACCGACGCAGACGGCGGTGGTGGTGGAGCCTGCCAAGCCCGCCGACATCGCCACGCTGTTGACGGCGGCTTTCGGGCTGACCGAGCGCGAGCAGGAGATCACCGGGCTGGTGGCGAGGGGGTTGAGCACCGCGCAGCTGGCTCGGCGGCTGCACCTCTCGCAGCACACCGTTCGGGACCACGTGAAGGCGGTGTTCGCCAAGACGGGCGTGAACAGCCGGGGTGAGCTGGTGGCGAAGCTCTACACCGACCACTACCGGGACCTGAACCCGGACAGCCGGGTCCGGGTCTGGCGGGACTGA